TGACTAGTAGAGTTTAGCTGGATAGAAATGTACCGAGTCCCAGACTTCAGACTGCTGAAGCCCAGAGAGGTCCAGCAGCAAGACAATAACACTGATCTGGAAAGAGTTTCAATTCCAAGTCTAAATACGTTTCTAGTTCTTACCTTtaatactgtttttaaaaaaaaaataggaaccTGCTCTACAGCAGAACGCAGCAAATAGGAATAAAATTGCAGTAAATCTTGTGCTAGTTTTGCAGAAGCCCTCAGTAGTAAAAGTCCTTTTACAGCAGTTATAGAACAGCACTTACTTACAGTGCTTGCAATAAAATAACTCTAATAGCCAAACAATATGTGTGATGTCTTCTGGCTTTCATTCAGGTTTAATATGGAGTAATGTTTGTCCTGGGATCATTAATACGTATTAGCGGGCCATCACAGATCATGTTGCTGCACTGCTCAGTAACAGGAGCATAAACAGCCCGCCTCTGACTGCGCCGCCTCTGCTGATATAATTAATATTTCCAATTATTGATCTAAAGGAGTGCTGAGTGGTGGCTGTCCGGGGGCCCTGGCTTCAGCTAATAAATCTGTACTGTATACAGtacaggagagaggcagagagagagccGGGCTGTAGTGATTTATAGTTATGAAgcagagctgccaacattgTGTTTTCGAAAATAGTAGCAAGCCGAGCGGAGCGAGgcaaattttttttcaaagccggGGGTCCGAGGTCCGCCGAAGCCCCCTGAATGcccccttatttcatttttactttacttatttctatttatcttttgtattcaactgttattattttattgtaaattgtatgtatatatagttccctattccttttcctatcaccctgctgctataacatgtgcaattcccttacaggattaataaaagttatcttatcttatcagaagCCAGAGACTTTACATGCTCTGAGATGCAATCTAGGTCATATTAGGACATGTTTTTCGTGtataatttctccttttccctgtacTGTTGCACAGAATTAAACACCAACATacccaaaaaaatatttttatcaaccgaacagaattcatcatgaaacaatactgaacaataacacatgaaaaacctttacacagcctttttttagaACAGAGTTCAACTCAAGGGAACCTTTGGCTGTGACATGACCATCTCATCAACCTCTCACTTTAGATGGTCATAGGTTGCTGACTTGGCCTTGGCAAGAGTTGTCTTGGAGTACGCCTGCTTGTAGCAGACAGACCCCTTTGCCACCATGAATTGTTTGTGGGTAATGAGGTTACTCAGGGTCTCCATTCCCATACTAGGTCTGAACtccgttctgttttttgtgacaagACTGAAGATGCGTTCGCAGTCTGCATTGGAATGGAAGATGCAGAGGATAGCCAGCATTACCTTGCAGAGTAAAGGGTACTTGAGATGGCCATTTCCATCCTTCAGCTGACTCATCAGGtgccactgtgtgtctggtctgtcACAGCTGGTGATGCTTTCTGGCAGAGCATCGGTTTGGTAGGTCATGAATTGACCCTCAAGCTTGTCCATCTCCTCAGCACTCATCTTCAAGCAGGGGAATCTGCCTGTGAAGTACCTCACAGAATTGAAGTCTGCGCTGTCCCGTGCAGACATGTCAGCCACAGAAGCATTCCTTATCACTGGGTCATCATAGGGAAACTTCTTCACCATGTACTCAACAGCCTTCATGTAGAATGCCCGCACAGCGCTGAAGACCTGggcaagctgcagctcctcaagcTCAGGGTGATCTCTTATGAAGTCTCTGGTGTTTTGCCCAATGAACAAGGTCTCATTGCTCTTCTGGTTGCTTGGTTCCCTGAATGGTACCTGGTGAACCTTAGCAGCTGCATTGATCACCTGAGGCTTCACAAATCGGTTCAAGAGattcttcagctgtgtggtcaaagtcctgtgtagtatttgtatgcagggtttgtctagctgcagcagagtgttggCCTCATCAAATATCGGCAGGACCGCACTTAGAAAGTAGCAGTAAAGATGGAATGTTGGgtcctgcagatgttgacatgccctctgcactctctgttgtgcccctgtcttgggctgagtggctCCAGTGCTAGATgtattgggctgagtgggtgcagtgctagatgtcttgggctgagtgggtgcagtgctagatgttttgggctgagtgggtgtagtggtagatgtcttgggctgagtgtgtgcagcgctagatgtcttgggctgagtgggtgcagtgctagatgtcttgggctgagtgggtgcagtgctagatgtcttgggccgAGTGGGTGCAGCGCTAGATGTGTTGGGCTTTGCCGTTGCAGTCTTGGGCTGTGtggttgcagctgctggtgttttctttccctgacaGAATTTGGCTAGGTTTTGTTGGCGAAAGAGATAGCCTGCCAAATCAAACTGAGAATTGTCCTTGCTGCCGCTACTGTGGGTTGATGTGTCCTTGCTAACACTGTGGGTggacttgtccttgctgctgctctgcgtggtcttgtccttgctgctgctctgcgtggtcttgtccttgctgctgctctgcgtggtcttgtccttgctgctgtgcCCAGACTGTTCTGACTCCTGGCGATGCATTTATCTAAAGAGAGCCACCTCGtacttacatgtttaacaatctttctcatttccactccacacagatcctgaaatttcttcagtccctgtttcctcttgctgGATTTGTCTAGGTAGAAGTAtatgtccaccagcagctcttcaatGGACACTggaagctgagcagcagctttttctgcagctagATGAATTAGATGGCACGGGCATCCCAGCACAtatactgcactgttttttttgttgatgtagccTGCCGTGCCAGCTTTGAGTCCCTGCATCACCATGGCATTATCTGCCCCAAAACTCATGCAGTTGTCCCAGGATATGCTACGTTTCTCAAGTTCATTGTCAATGAGTTTGAATATGTTCTGCCCAGTAGATGCCTCATGACACTCTGGCAAAGATAGGAGTACTGTCAGAACACGCCCAAGTCCTCGATCAAAGTACTTCACAACAAGAGGATACAGCTTACAGTCTCCATAGTCAGTGCTCCCATCCGTGGCTAGGGAGTATGGAGCTGTCCTCATTGCCTCCGTGATCACAGACGCATCCTCCTTGGCAAGAGCTCCAACAATGGCGCTGCTCTTTGTGCGACCAGACCCATACTTTCCTGCAAttgcaatcacaaaaatattgcattgtattatcaTGATTATACTCTAGATTACACAGAATTGCAGAATTACAATCATGATATTAATCCTCTGTAGAGTAAGTTGGCCtaggctatttttttttcacctttacataaaatgaaaaatgtttattagaatgatacagtatcagtaggctataaattagcaatgattaatttgcaagatttaaatcagattatcaaCCAGGGCAgtactgtaactgttttatatagTCTGTACAGATTGTAGAGTGTATTGTGACAGTATACAGATATAAATCTATGCCTATGAATGCTTGAGATGAATTGAGGCTATTTGTCATTTGAGCCTTACCAGCGATTTTCGAGTCCGGAAACATCTTTTTCACCAGTGGCCCGATGTGGTCGGCCACCGCGATCGGGATGTTGTGTTCCACCAGAAAGTCCACAGCGAGCACTTCGGCATTTATGACACTGGTGTCACTGTCAACCGTAAAGAAGCCCGCGATGGGCCTTGTAGCTTCCACTGCCGCCTTGTATGACGTGTGTTTAGCAGTCCTGATGTGCTTTTCAACGTCGTGTCGGCCCCCATGCCTCACGCTAAAATCTGTcttacacaacatacagtaagcgTGGAAGTCGTCCAGCCTCGACCGGGTGATGGTCGGCCATTCTGCGTTATATTCTAGCTTGAAGCGCTGTTCAGAAATTCGCCGCTTTTTCAGCGGAGGACAAGTACGTTCACCATCCATTTTTGATAGACTTCAACTGACAGCTCGCTCCGCGATTTCGCGGGCATAGTGTATTCACGAATTATCATTGGTCCATTagaaattaagataataaaaacacaacacatatgttaaattatataatgaaaaaaacccagatattaatatgttctacttatctgtgctataaatgtaatttttgtatgattccaatgatcttaaataattttataaccaaaatagctgaatttgctcgtgacctgagcagaggagacaagCGGGGTAAGGCAAAGAGCGGCGCCTCACGTCAGATTGAGCAATCCCTCACAAAGCGGAGCTAGTGAGAAATTAGCacctcctgtataatgcctccctgctctgtaacaaagatgcaagtgaggaaatattccctcctgtataatgcctccctgctgtgttacaaagatgcttgatggattttaccccgatatatatatgtaacagtATGTAACCATAATGATTTACCCCGATGAATctgccacaaaatacaacaatgcaaatgcagacgAATGGAAAGCCACCAGTACGTTTAATTATTAGCCAAGATTACATTGATATCCGAGTGTTTCCGAGGggattgtttaatgtctgtcatccatttaacatcatacaacgtcgttgtgatcactttgaacccaacgatcttttttttaatgtattggtgagctgagtttgagaaattaaactgtgcagctaaagttgtgttttttggttgctatagttATCTAGTTGCTATGCTAGCTAGCTCAAGAGACTTAAATAACCTAAACGATTTAAATGGAAGCGTTCAATTCGCATGTAATGATAGCTAGTTATCGAGCTGATGTTATAGTTTCCCCGATTTAActcattgtatttcaatggGTAAAGGTAAAAATCCTCAGGGTGCCTGTACATCTTcgcatgaaataatatattagcCTACCAGTTATTAACACGAGTTCTCTAGCTACCAACTGCCAACTCGTTGTACCTatcataggtgtgtgtgaagaatgctgagataaaatatgaaaaacaaccagTAGTCAATGTGCAAGCTGccaattgaattatgttttaataaactctattgacttcacatatttttcacatatctGACTCTGAAAGCCAGCTACGAGCTCACCGCACGGCACTGGTCTACATGAATAGAATTCTTCATCAACAGCGGGAGCCAAAACAGCATAGCATCCTGGTAACAGTAGTGAGggtattacaaaaaagaagtacagcCGATCCTATTGGCTCTTTGTCAACGCAAGGGACGGATCATAAAACGGCTTGAAAAATAGACTGGATGACTTTGTCCGTCGTCTATTATAAACTAATGTTCCAGATGCCAATCCACCATTGAGTGACAGTAAATCACGttgttatcttctttctttctttattaaactttctttacatgcatttgcttgtgtgtgtgtgtgtgtgtgtggtttctgaaATAAGGATACAATAATAAGTATTACTAACATTGCATGGCTAACAGATCAACTCAACTTGCAATCTTCTGCAATACaaacttggccactagatggcactccAACATAAGGCAATGGCTGTAGCCACAGTAGcttctatgagaaaatgtagcaGGCACATGTTCATGGAACTATTCATTATTACAGCTAGATTTCTTAACTTAATATCACACATAACCAACAGGGTAAATATTAAGATTCTTCATGTCAAATTCCAACTCAGGGATATTTAAATAGTGCCCATTTGGCAGAATGAGGTTAGCATGACTTGCAGAAATGAGCGCATGGTTAGTTAGCTCTTGCAGCTGCAAACTCTCAACTTCTCCTACATACATCATACATTCTTATAACAcagtcaatacaaaacacatatcaacTTAACAGTACTTACATCTTAATGGACGCACACTAACACAGGTAAACTGgaaatacagcagcaggaactcaCAGCCCTCGTCACCAACTACGGAGACGTTAGATATTGGGCCAAACCATTACATGGACTAATCCAAACTAAAGGGGGGGAAACGGAACAGTCCAAGTGAGAGGGCCTTTTTCACACGGCTTATATGTGAGCTTTAGGGCTGGTTGGATGTCAACACAGGCACGAGGCTGCCAGCTACACGATTCATTTTTCGATTTGTTGGGTAATGCGTAGGATATTCAAGTCAAGCGTAGCGGCGTAATTAGGGCCTGGAAATCGTATCTGCTACGCCAAAATCGtgtatgttggcagctctgATGAAGTGCTTCATTGCAATCACAATAATTGTTCATTACCAATAAAAAAGTCACAAATTACAAATGAAGATCAAATGTAATAGGCTTAGTCGAGCTGGGTAATGAactatttcttaatgttgtAAATTAACTGCATATGAAAAGACATCTTAACACTTTCACAAGAAACTTTCAGGGGGAAGTTTTGCAGTATTTGATGGATGCATGCAgtagaaaagaagagaaaaagaagaaaagaaaatactcaTAATCGTCCCACGGAGGGGAAGTTTTGAAGTATCTGATGGATGCATTTTACTAAACAAATGTAGCATTGTAGGGaaaggtgccttgctcagggacaccttggtagcacttggtctttaggggacttgaaccggtgagcttccagttcccaagccaaaaGTCAAATCTTTacatatcattttatttgttgggTAATTACACAGACAACCTTAGTCCTTGGAGAGGTTTTTGGTTGGAGTTCTAGATGCTGCATTGTTTTCTTCATTGATTTATCTGTCCTTTGGTTTTCAAACTATaagaaaattgtaaaaatgctCGTCACAAATTGAGAGATGAATAGTCGGAAAccaacgtttttgttttttttcgcTAGCACATCATGACAGGTGGGAAACTGGGAATcaaattattaaatgtatgaCCTTTTTGTAAGGCTTTTTCCTTCATAAGCATAGAAAGGTTGCAggaaaaatacagtatgttaaacCAAGAACAAAATCCTGTACGTGCTCacaatgaagaagaagagagaaaagttcttttgtgggtttttctcAATAACAACATCTGTTCAAATACAGGCGGATATAGaaattgcatgtttttgtaaatataagTGAGTATGAGGATATCTAACTGCAGTGTGACCTTGATATACTGTAGTTGCCTGGCCAGGTGTGGAAATACTGACTCTATGTGAGCATGTTCTGAGAGCATGTTGGGAAATGCTTGACCGAGGGGGTTATAATTTAGCCATATGTGAGAATGTGCTGGCGGCAGCGGTGTGGCGGTCCTGATAAGAAGCATCAGTCAGTGCTAAGGAGATGGCAGCCACTATAAGCTTTGGGATTCCTATCAGAACCAACAGGATTTACAGCTGGAGGTGCTGACATGGACCGACAGACACCTGCACACCTCAGCTAGTCCATATCCCAATCGTAGCCCTGCTCCATAATGTTATATTTACTTTGAATACAGAAAGAACTGAACTTGCATTCTGTGTAGCGAGggacacaaatgcacacatgttGAGAActcttgtttttgctttgtaGTCAAATCACTTTTGGAAAACAAACCCTGTTGATATCCATCTGTTACATTGAATGCTTCCTTTAAATACACAACTTAGCAATGAGGCCACTGCTAACTCGTGAACATGTGCTATCTGTAGTACCATTAGCACTAGCACCACTACTACATCTCTGATTAAGACCATTAGACCTTCTGTTGTCTGATGCCATCCAAGTTCCTGTTTATCTCTTTCCCTGAAACACTGACTGCCTCCGTGGAACAGCCTGAAGTTCATCCACAGAGTGCTTTCCAAAAGCCTTTTCCCACCCCCTCTATTATCATTGCTTTACCAGCTGAAGTGGTCGGCCAGCTGTCTGACTGCTACAGCCCTCATTACACAGAGAGCAGAACTCAGCTCTCATCAAGATTTCATGAAGGTGAATGTCACACATCAAAAGCATCTCATCTGAGGCGCCCCATGACTCAGCAGACCAAGCTGCATGGCACGGGCTGATGTTGGTTCTCATCTCAATCTTTATTATTTCTGTAACTCAAGCTCCACCTCTGCTTATCACTGTCCCTCAGTGGTGTAAagaaactaagtacatttactcaagtacttaaaTTAGTAACATTTTTAGAGACTTTTAGTCCTTTGAATATTTAAGTTTTTCGCAGCTTTGTACTTCtcctccactacaattcagaggttaatggtGTACTTtgactccactacattcatttaataCCTTAACTTACTTTGCAAATTGGATTCAGGATCCACATAAGACTTTAtcaacactttaatgcatcaaaaactatgatataaacacattaatgcatcaaaaactatgatataaacacattaatgcatcaataactatgatataaacacattaatgcatcaaaaactatgatataaacacattaatgcatcaataactatgatataaacacatgaatgcatcaataactatgatataaacacattaatgcatcaataactatgatataaacacatgaatgcatcaataactatgatataaacacattaatgcatcaataactatgatataaacacattaatgcatcaataactatgatataaacacatgaatgcatcaataactatgatataaacacatgaatgcatcaataactatgatattaacacattaatgcatcaataactatgatataaacacattaatgcatcaataactatgatataaacacattaatgcatcaataactatgatataaaca
This DNA window, taken from Eleginops maclovinus isolate JMC-PN-2008 ecotype Puerto Natales chromosome 9, JC_Emac_rtc_rv5, whole genome shotgun sequence, encodes the following:
- the LOC134870083 gene encoding uncharacterized protein LOC134870083 produces the protein MHRQESEQSGHSSKDKTTQSSSKDKTTQSSSKDKTTQSSSKDKSTHSVSKDTSTHSSGSKDNSQFDLAGYLFRQQNLAKFCQGKKTPAAATTQPKTATAKPNTSSAAPTRPKTSSTAPTQPKTSSTAPTQPKTSSAAHTQPKTSTTTPTQPKTSSTAPTQPKTSSTAPTQPNTSSTGATQPKTGAQQRVQRACQHLQDPTFHLYCYFLSAVLPIFDEANTLLQLDKPCIQILHRTLTTQLKNLLNRFVKPQVINAAAKVHQVPFREPSNQKSNETLFIGQNTRDFIRDHPELEELQLAQVFSAVRAFYMKAVEYMVKKFPYDDPVIRNASVADMSARDSADFNSVRYFTGRFPCLKMSAEEMDKLEGQFMTYQTDALPESITSCDRPDTQWHLMSQLKDGNGHLKYPLLCKVMLAILCIFHSNADCERIFSLVTKNRTEFRPSMGMETLSNLITHKQFMVAKGSVCYKQAYSKTTLAKAKSATYDHLK